The genomic region TGTTGATGGAAGACGCCCCGGGCGACGTGATCGCCCTGAAAGGAGCCGCGTAATCCCATGAGTTTCATGATGCGCAAATCACAGGAACGCCCAGCACCGCGGCCGACACCGCGCCGGGTCGAACCTGCCTCGATTATCGCGGTTGCAAGCGGGAAGGGCGGCGTCGGCAAGACGTTCATGGCCATCACGCTCGCTTCAGCTTTCGCACAGGCCGGGAAACGTACTCTGCTGGTAGACGGTGACCTTGGCCTCGCCAATGTCGACGTCCAACTCGGGATCGCACCGGAGACGGACCTCGCTGCCGTGATCGCAGGCTGGGTCGAACTCGACGATGCGGTGACCCCGGTTGATGGCGGCGCTGCCGATGGCGGGTTCGATGTGCTGCCGGGCCGGTCAGGCTCTGGCGCGCTGGCCGAACTGCCACCGGAAGAAGTTGCCCGTCTTGCCGCTGGCCTGTCTGCGCTGGCCCTGCAGTACGATCAGGTAGTGCTCGATCTCGGCGCCGGCATCGAGGCGAACTGTATGCGGCTCGCCCGTGCTGCCGACAAGGCGCTGATGGTGATTACCGACGAGCCGACATCGATGACTGACGCCTATGCCTTCATCAAAGTGCTGCGCGGTTATGCGCCGAACGTCGAGCCTGTGATCTGCATCAACCAGGCCGACAGTCGTGCGGCAGGACAACGGACATATGAGGCGATTGCCCGGGCCTGCCAGACATTCCTTGGCTTCCGTCCGAATCTCGCTGGCGTTGTGATCCGCGACCCGAAGGTCCGCGATGCGATCCGCTGCCAGAAGACACTGATTTCCACAGATCCCCAGGCTCAACCTATCCAGGACGCCATCGCCATCAGCCAGATGCTGATCGGTGACGCCCCGGCAGCGGAGCTTGGCAATTAATCTGTGTGAAGATTTGGGGGATTTCGCGGGGAATCGCAGGGCTCTGTTAACTAGTGTTAAAGAAACAGCCTATAGGATTCTCAGAGTTAATAAAAACGACTAGCTTGTCGTTAGGCTGATTCGGGAGACGACACATGCGCGTCCTGCTAATTGAAGACGATAGCGCGGTCGCGCGTTCCATCGAGCTGATGCTGAAGTCTGCAGGCTTCAACATCTACACAACTGATCTCGGTGAAGAAGGTGTCGATCTGGGTAAAGTGTACGAGTACGACATGATCATCCTCGATCTGTCGCTGCCCGACATCTCCGGCTACGAAGTCCTCAAGCAGCTGCGCATGGGCCGCGTGAATACGCCGGTCATGATCCTCTCCGGTAACCCGGACATCGAAGCGAAGGTCCGTACGCTGGGCTACGGCGCTGACGATTACCTCACCAAGCCGTTCAACAAGGACGAGCTGATCGCCCGTATCACGGCGATTGTGCGCCGCTCGAAAGGCCATGCCGAGAGCGTGATCCGCACCGGCGAGATCCTGGTGAACCTCGACGCGAAGACGGTGGAAGTGGACGGCGACCGCGTGCACCTCACCGGCAAGGAATACCAGATGTTCGAGCTGCTCTCTCTCCGGAAGGGCACGACGCTGACCAAGGAGATGTTCCTGAACCACCTCTATGGGGGCATGGACGAGCCGGAACTGAAGATCATCGACGTCTTCATCTGTAAGCTCCGCAAGAAGCTGCAGCAGGCCACCGGCGGCAACCACTATATCGAAACGGTCTGGGGCCGCGGCTATGTGCTGCGCGATCCGCGCCCAAGCTCGAAGAACAACGAGGTCGAAGAGGCCGCATAAGCCTTTTCCCGATTGATGCAAATTCCGCCCCGGCTAACACGCCGGGGCATTTTTGTGCGCTTCATCCAAAAATTGATCGTATTGTCACTCACGCCTCCCGTTTTAGGGGAAAGCTGTTGTATCTGCTGCAGCATACAATCACAGATCAGATCTCCTAAAGGTAGATTGAGGGTGTTGGGGGGGATGCGGTTGAGATCGGCAGCAGCGGCTGCAGTGAGCGTTTTTGCTATGGCTTTGACTGGATGCGGTGGAGGCGGCGGCACAGGAAGCGGCCAGCCGGTTACACCTATTTCACCTCTACCAGCACCTCCGTCTCCTCCGCCGGCTCCTTCGAACATTGCGCCGATTGTGAATTATACAATTAGTTCGGCAAGTCCGGATGAAGGGCAACCTTTCTGGATTGATGCGAGCGGCTCGACGGATGCCGACGGGGACGCTCTGACGATAAGCGTCAGGCAGATCTCAGGTCCGCCCACCAGTGAAGTGCCGATTTATGAAAGTGTGCCGGCCGGTGAGGGAATCTTCGCATTCCGAGCTCCGGAAGTTGGTGCCAGCGCGGTGTTGGAGTTTGAAATCGCCGTTTCTGATGGCGAGGTTGAGAGCACAGATATCGTTGCGGTTACTGCGACGAATATCGTGTTGGGACCTGAAGCAGACATCCTTGGAACGATTCATCGGACCTTTGAAGCTTTGCTCATGCCGTTGGATGCCGGGGTTTATTCAAATGACCTGATTTCTTACGGCACTCCAGACAGCGCAGTTCAGCAGGATTTGAAGACTGGCATTCTCGGTGTCATGGATTCCGAAGACGGAAACGGACGGGTGCTATTTCGCTACCCTAGCGACAACCAGATCCAGGAGTTCGGCGAAATTGACAAGATCCGTCTACCGCACAGTTCCGGTGAGAGCCAGGCATCTTTAACTACCGTTTTCGTGGACCTTTTCTACAGTCCGATCGTCTGGATGGAAGCGGCAAACAAGCTTTATGTAATGTCCCGGTATGCGAGTGACCAAATGTATCTGGCACAGGAACATGATGTCGAGGCGCCATGCGCCGTTTCCCACATTCAAGGAGAAAGCAGCACAAAGTACTATATGGTTGTTGGGAAACGCGGGGGCGGTTTACAGCTATTCCCTCAGATGCCGATGGGAGTTTTCTTCGGGGTTGGTGAGTATGAGCCAGGAGCCATGCTCGCCGATACGGGCTCGTTTTGCTCAATCTACACGACCAATCTTGAGGTTGCGGCATACGACTCAGAGCGTAGCGAGATACGGGTCTGGACCTACCGCAAGGCCCCGACATTCGCGTTCACAGAGGTTGCATCGCTGCCGATCGAACTTCCAGAGACCGATCTGGAACTGGTCGACGTTGAAATCCGGTACAGCTATATTGGCTTGGATCAGGGGTTCATTGCGGCGTTTCTGTTCTCTGATGGAGAACATGACGGCCAGCATGAGCTGCATGTATTCTCGAACGGATATCGCGGGGGCGAGCCTACTCAGTCCAAGGTATTTACCTGGGACAAAGGCCGCCCGGTTGAGGTTGAGTATATCCCGTACATGGACGGAACCGATAGGGAGGGGCTTGCCGTTGTGTTGGAAACCGCGCCTTACATGATCTGGATACCTGACAACGGCACGCGATATTCCACCGATCTGTATCCGGAATTCGAGGAACTGTTCTACGTGCCAACAGGCCTCTGGCTTTCGTCTGTTCGGGAAGGTCCGGCCGGTAGCTTTGGCAAATATTCTCTGACTCTAACCTACAACAAGCTTGGAAAAGTGGTGTTGCGCGGAGTGATCAACCTGCCCTGACAATAAACGGAAACTGACGCTTGAGGCTTGCACCCAGGCGCAAATGCCTGACATTGGGGGCATGTCACAGCGTTCTGCCGGCCCAGAGATTCTTCGTCTGATCGAGCTGATGTCCCGCCTGCCAGGCTTCGGGCCGCGCTCGGCGCGCCGGGCGGCGCTGTTCCTGCTGAAACGGCGCGATACGCTGCTGCTGCCGCTGGCCGAGGCCATGTCCGATGCCGGGCACAGGATCGAGAAATGCGAAGTCTGCGGGAACTATGACACGCTGCAACCCTGCGCGGTCTGCCAGTCGGGCGGGCGCGATGAAGGCCTGATCTGCGTCGTGGAAGACGTGCCGGACCTCTGGGCGCTGGAGCGGGGCGGGTCATACAAGGGGCGGTATCACGTGCTTGGCGGGGTGATGTCCGCCGTCGACGGCATCACACCGGACGACCTCAACATTCCTTCGCTCGTCTCACGCATCGATGCGGGCGGTGTGCGCGAAGTGATCCTGGCGCTGAATGCCACGTTCGAGGGCCAGAACACGGCTCACTATGTGGCAGACCAGCTGGCCGGGAAGGGGGTGCAGATCACCTATCTCGCCCATGGCGTGCCGGTGGGCGGGGAACTGGATCACCTCGATGATGGCACGCTCGCCGCCGCGCTGAGGGCCCGGCGGACGAGCGAATAGGCGGAGCTACTCCGCGATATCGACGCGGAAAATGCCGTCCAGATCCTTGGTTGCGACATAGAGGTGGCCGTCGGGTGCCTCGACGACGTCGCGGATCGCGTATTCATTCTTGAACAGGTTCTCCCGCTCCGTTACCTGGCCGTCTTCCAGCCTCACACGGACAAGCTCCAGGCCTGCAGGGCCATTCATGCCGCCGACGAAGAAGTCGCCCTTCCAGCCGGGATAAACGTCGCTTGTCAGGCGGGTCAGGCCGGAGGGGGCAATGGACGGCACCCAATAGGTCAGCGGTTGTTCCATGCCTTCCTTTTCGGTCTGCTCGGTAATGATCGTGCCGTCATAGTTGACGCCATAGGTGACCACCGGCCAGCCATAGTTTGCACCGGGATGAATGATGTTGAACTCATCGCCGCCTTTCGGACCATGTTCGGTCGCGTACAGCCTGTCTTCCTCAGCGTCGTAGTAGAGCCCCTGAATGTTGCGGTGGCCGTATGAGTAAACTGAGGGCTTTCCATCGGCGCCGTCGGCAAACGGATTATCCGCCGGGATGGTCCCGTCGGAATTGATGCGGACGAGCGACCCGTGTGTGATCTTCGGGTCCTGGGCGTCCTTCATGTATTTGAAGCCCTCGCCGAGCGAGACGAACAGCGTGCCGTCATTGGCAAACTGCAGGCGGCCACCAAAGTGGTAGGCCGTGTCGCGGGCATCGGCGAGGAAGATCTCGGTCAGGTCTTCCAGTGCAGCATTGTCATCGCTGAGCCGCGCACGCACGACTGCCGTTCCATTGTCGGCGGTCGTGCCCTTGGCATAAGCGATATAGATCAGGCGATTGGTCTCGAACTCCGGATCCAGTGTGAGACCGAAATAGCCGCCCTGACCCTCTGTCAGGGCAGGGGGCATTCCGGAGACGGGCGTCGCCTCGCCTTCACCGCCTGCGACAAAGTTCAGGCCGCCGTCTTTTTCTGTGAACAGTAGGTCGCCATTCGGCAGGAAGGCGAGGCCCCAGGGAAATTCAGCCTCGACCACGGGCGTCAGCGTCACTTCAAGATCGCTGGTAACATCTGGTGCGGCAGCGGAACTGGGGCTGCAAGCGGAAAGGGCGACGGCGGAAACAAAGCCGGCAAGGATCAGGCGCATGAGGCGTCTCCCGGAATTTGGAAGGTTGGAAATTTGCCGGGAACATAGGTCAGCCCGCGCCATGGGCCAAATAAAAAGGGCGGCCCTGGCCGGGCCGCCCCAAATTGTTGGTCTTCAATCCTGTTACCAGGATTTCTTGACCGTGACGCCATACAGCGCCGGCTCGGTCAGGAAGATGTTGGTGAACAGGCCGGAGGAGTCGTCAGTCAGGTAGTTGCTGGTGATGACTTCTTCGTCCGTCAGGTTCTTGGCGAACAGTTCCACGCCCCAGCCGCTCTCTTCATTATCGAAGAGAATGGACAGGTTCACGTTGGACCAGGAGTCGATCTGATCACGTTGCGTGTTCCAGATCCGGCTGACGCTTTCAGCCTGCCAGTAGTAGTCGCCGCGGATTGTCATGTCCCAGTTAGAGCCTCCCAGCATGCCGAACGAATATTCGGCAGCGAGGTTGACCGTCGTGTCGGGCGCGCCTGGCATTGTGTTGCCATCGAGGTTCTTCGCATCGCCTTCGATTGGCTGGAAGGCCGTTGCTGTCTGAGTTTCCCCGTTCGAGTCTGTGTAGCTCACCGTCACGCCATCGAGGCCGAAGAGGGCTTCCTGACCTGCAAATGCACCGACGCAAAGGCCAGCGGAATCACCCGGATCCAGCAGGCCGCCATCAATGGCGCCAAGGACAGTCGCGTAACCCGCTGCAGACACAACACAGTTTGAATAGGTCTGTGCGTTCTTGAGTGCCACGAGATCGGTACGGCCATTGGTGCGATCAAGCACGTCAATGCCATAAGTATCCACGACTTTCGCATCGAGGAAGCCAAGGTTTGCTGTCAGCAGCCAGTTGTCGGCCGGTGTCCACAAGGCTTCGATTTCAAGACCTTTGAGCTCCGCATCCACGTTCACGTTCACAGAAGAACGGTTGATGATCTGCGTGATCTGATAGTCCTGGTAATCATACATGAAGCCCGTGACGTTCAGTTGAGCCGTGCCACCCCAGATCGTGTTCTTCGTACCGATTTCGTAGGAGTCCACGAATTCCGGCTTGAAGGTTTGCGGGAAGGCATTTGCATTGTCAGCAGGCTGCGGCGGGTTGATACCACCACCCTTGTAGCCTTTGGAGTAGAAGGCATAGATCAGGGTGTCATCGGTGAAGCCGAGATTAGGCTGCCAATCGACCCCGAAGCGGCCGGTGGTTTCCTTGTTCTGCGTATTGTAGGTGCCATCACCAGCATCATCCGCCGCGGCGAGGGTTCCGGAACAAGGGTCTCCGGGCGTACCGCCAAAGCGTGCATATTGCGGCTGGAGCGGGTCGCCGTTTTGTTCCGCGCAGATCTCTGCATCAGGTGTGAAAAGGAAGGTCGGAATGCGATCCTGTTCCTTCTTGTCATCCGTATACCGCAAGCCGAGCGTGAACTTCAGCGAGTCGTTCACGTCGAAATACGCTTCACCAAAAAAGGCTGTCGAATCGAGCCGGTAAGGTGACAGTGAGCGGAAGTAGTTGCCGCCATCGCCGTTCAGCGTGTCATTGAACAGGCCATTCAGGTCCGTGCTTCCGGAGTCCAGAGCCACGGGACCACCGAAGACGCCGCCACCTGTCGCATTGTTGAACTGCGTCAGGCCCGTCAGCGTGTTCGACAGTACGTAGTAACCCGCATTTTGGTCATACGGGTCAATCGCCTCGAAGTCGACTTTGATGGCGCCCAGGTTGAAGTTGAACGGACCATCAAAATCAGACTGCAGACGAATCTCGTGAGAATCCTGCTCGCTACCACCGCCCGAGCTGTCGAACGTCCGGAAGATGTTGGAGGCACCGAGTTCAGGGTCGCTGACCACACCTCCGGGGAAAAGGGCGTTGTACAGGTCTGCCGTGGGGCTGACGCCTGCCGGAATGGCGCTGAGGTCGTTGAATGCCACATTCGGCGCGATCTTGTTGTAGTCCTCGACCGAGTGGGAATTCGTCTCGTTGTGGCTGCCGAGATAGGTGAGCAGCAGGCTGTCCGTCACATTCCACTCACCTTTCCAGGTGATCAGGTCCTGGTCTGCCTCGTAGATCGGATCGAAAGCCGATTCGATCTTGCGCAGGTCACGGATCACAGGATCTGTGAAGGCGTCACCATTGAGAAGGCCAGCCGCGATGCCGAGACCGCCGCCCAGCGTGGCCTGGGAATTCACCCGGTCATTGGACTGGCTGAGCGGGGCATCCTGACAGCCCAGTGACGTGTAGAGCTGGTCAGCAGCGCTGATGTCAATTCCGCCAAAGGAGCTGAAGCCCGGATCTTTCTTACACAGCTGTTTGCCGGACCGCAGACGGCTGTCGTCTTCCTCGAAGTGTTCGTAGGAAATCCAGCCGCGCAGATTGTCGGTGGGCTCGACAGCAAACGTTGCCCGGAAGCTGGAAAGATCGCGGTCGTCGATGTCGTTACCGGTGACAACATTCTTCACATAGCCGTCGCGCTGAAGGAGTGAGCCCGCGACGCGCAAGGCGGCCTTGTCGCCGAGGGGCACGTTGATCATGCCTTTGGCTTTGAAGGTGTTGTGGTTACCGTAGGTGAGCGCGGCGTCCGCCTGGAATTCACCCAGAACCGGTTTGGCAGTGATCAGGTTGAACACACCGCCGGTCGCGTTCCGGCCATAGAGTGTCCCCTGAGGACCGCGCAGCACTTCGACCCGTTCGATGTCGTAGAATTCAGCCTCGAACAGGCGGTTCGCCGTCAGCGGTACATCATTCTGGTGGACGCCGACCCCTGCATCACCAGACTGAGCGACCACATCGACACCGATGCCGCGGATCTTGAAGTTGTAGCCGGCAAAATTGCCCTTCGTGAATGTCACGTTCGGAATGGATTTGACGAGGTCCGGACCGCCGGTCAGCTGGAGGCGCTCCAGCGCGTCCTCGTCAAAGGCCGAAACCGCGATCGGAACGTCCTGAATGGATTCCTCAACCTTCTGGGTCGTCACCGTGACGGTGGAAAGTGTCCGGGTGCTTTCGCCATCCTCCTGGGCGACGGCAGCGGGTGCCACCAGCCCCATGGCCAGCACTGACGCGCCAGCCAGCCAGACACATTTCGAGTCTCTGTTTTTGGTCATTTTAAATTTTCCTCCCCTCGGGCCGGCGGGATTGCTGGCTTCGAGCTATTTTCTGAGCCGTCTCTTTGCGGACGTGCTTCAGAATCCATCGAATGGCAGCAGCGAGGGAAAGTCAATATTTTCAGTTGGAAGGATTAGCCGGGTGGACCCTACGTAAAGGCAAAAAAAGAGCGGTGTCCGGGGCCGGACACCGCTCTGAATGCAAAATTGTGCCTTACGAGACCCTAGAACCGTGTCCTCAAAGTCACACCGTAAGTTGCGGGATCCTGGACGAACACGCCGCGCGCCGTGCCGCGAAGCGGCATGTTGAACGTGACATTCTTGGTCTGCTCGTCGGTGACATTGTTCCCCCAGACTTCGAAGGTCCAGCGGTCGTCAGCCGTGCTGATCCCGGCACGCAGGTTCACTTTCGTGTTGGCGTCCTGGATGTCGTCGGCAAGGCGAACGCCCGCATCGTCGACGGCCTGGGTTGATGTGCGGCGATCCGATTCGCTGCGCACCGTACCGGTCAGGAAGTAGGGCATGCCGTTATCCAGCGTTTTCTCCCATGTCAGGCCGATCAGGCCGACCCATTCCGGGGCGTTGGTCAGGGAGAAGCCACACAGGCGGTTCACCGGGTTCGACGGGTCGAAACCGCCCGGCGCACAATCATTCGGATAGAATGCGTCGGTATAGGTGATCGCGCCATTTGCGCTGAGGTTCTCCGTCAGCTGGGTCTGGACTTCCAGTTCAACCCCCTTGCTGACGACCTTCGGCACGTTGAACGTCTGGAACTGGGTCCCGGTAAATTCAAGCACCTGGAAGTCTTCCATCTCCTGATGGAAGAGCGCGAGGTCAAACCGGCCACGGCCATCATTGAACGTGCCTTTCAGGCCGACTTCCGTCGCATCGATCTTTTCGGAGTCGAAGCGCGGATCCGCCCCGCCAGCGGCCGCCGTCGGGTCGAGGTTGAAGCCACCGGATTTGAAGCCATGAGTGAAGCCGGCATAGAAGTTGAGGTTCTCGGTCAGCGAGCCGCCGAGTTTGACCGTGTACACCAGTTCCTCATCTTCGAACGTATCGGCGAACGTCTGCGGCAGTGGCAGGAAGGCCGAGGCCGGAAGAT from uncultured Hyphomonas sp. harbors:
- the recR gene encoding recombination mediator RecR, whose product is MSQRSAGPEILRLIELMSRLPGFGPRSARRAALFLLKRRDTLLLPLAEAMSDAGHRIEKCEVCGNYDTLQPCAVCQSGGRDEGLICVVEDVPDLWALERGGSYKGRYHVLGGVMSAVDGITPDDLNIPSLVSRIDAGGVREVILALNATFEGQNTAHYVADQLAGKGVQITYLAHGVPVGGELDHLDDGTLAAALRARRTSE
- a CDS encoding response regulator transcription factor — translated: MRVLLIEDDSAVARSIELMLKSAGFNIYTTDLGEEGVDLGKVYEYDMIILDLSLPDISGYEVLKQLRMGRVNTPVMILSGNPDIEAKVRTLGYGADDYLTKPFNKDELIARITAIVRRSKGHAESVIRTGEILVNLDAKTVEVDGDRVHLTGKEYQMFELLSLRKGTTLTKEMFLNHLYGGMDEPELKIIDVFICKLRKKLQQATGGNHYIETVWGRGYVLRDPRPSSKNNEVEEAA
- a CDS encoding TonB-dependent receptor produces the protein MTKNRDSKCVWLAGASVLAMGLVAPAAVAQEDGESTRTLSTVTVTTQKVEESIQDVPIAVSAFDEDALERLQLTGGPDLVKSIPNVTFTKGNFAGYNFKIRGIGVDVVAQSGDAGVGVHQNDVPLTANRLFEAEFYDIERVEVLRGPQGTLYGRNATGGVFNLITAKPVLGEFQADAALTYGNHNTFKAKGMINVPLGDKAALRVAGSLLQRDGYVKNVVTGNDIDDRDLSSFRATFAVEPTDNLRGWISYEHFEEDDSRLRSGKQLCKKDPGFSSFGGIDISAADQLYTSLGCQDAPLSQSNDRVNSQATLGGGLGIAAGLLNGDAFTDPVIRDLRKIESAFDPIYEADQDLITWKGEWNVTDSLLLTYLGSHNETNSHSVEDYNKIAPNVAFNDLSAIPAGVSPTADLYNALFPGGVVSDPELGASNIFRTFDSSGGGSEQDSHEIRLQSDFDGPFNFNLGAIKVDFEAIDPYDQNAGYYVLSNTLTGLTQFNNATGGGVFGGPVALDSGSTDLNGLFNDTLNGDGGNYFRSLSPYRLDSTAFFGEAYFDVNDSLKFTLGLRYTDDKKEQDRIPTFLFTPDAEICAEQNGDPLQPQYARFGGTPGDPCSGTLAAADDAGDGTYNTQNKETTGRFGVDWQPNLGFTDDTLIYAFYSKGYKGGGINPPQPADNANAFPQTFKPEFVDSYEIGTKNTIWGGTAQLNVTGFMYDYQDYQITQIINRSSVNVNVDAELKGLEIEALWTPADNWLLTANLGFLDAKVVDTYGIDVLDRTNGRTDLVALKNAQTYSNCVVSAAGYATVLGAIDGGLLDPGDSAGLCVGAFAGQEALFGLDGVTVSYTDSNGETQTATAFQPIEGDAKNLDGNTMPGAPDTTVNLAAEYSFGMLGGSNWDMTIRGDYYWQAESVSRIWNTQRDQIDSWSNVNLSILFDNEESGWGVELFAKNLTDEEVITSNYLTDDSSGLFTNIFLTEPALYGVTVKKSW
- a CDS encoding PQQ-dependent sugar dehydrogenase → MRLILAGFVSAVALSACSPSSAAAPDVTSDLEVTLTPVVEAEFPWGLAFLPNGDLLFTEKDGGLNFVAGGEGEATPVSGMPPALTEGQGGYFGLTLDPEFETNRLIYIAYAKGTTADNGTAVVRARLSDDNAALEDLTEIFLADARDTAYHFGGRLQFANDGTLFVSLGEGFKYMKDAQDPKITHGSLVRINSDGTIPADNPFADGADGKPSVYSYGHRNIQGLYYDAEEDRLYATEHGPKGGDEFNIIHPGANYGWPVVTYGVNYDGTIITEQTEKEGMEQPLTYWVPSIAPSGLTRLTSDVYPGWKGDFFVGGMNGPAGLELVRVRLEDGQVTERENLFKNEYAIRDVVEAPDGHLYVATKDLDGIFRVDIAE
- a CDS encoding AAA family ATPase: MSFMMRKSQERPAPRPTPRRVEPASIIAVASGKGGVGKTFMAITLASAFAQAGKRTLLVDGDLGLANVDVQLGIAPETDLAAVIAGWVELDDAVTPVDGGAADGGFDVLPGRSGSGALAELPPEEVARLAAGLSALALQYDQVVLDLGAGIEANCMRLARAADKALMVITDEPTSMTDAYAFIKVLRGYAPNVEPVICINQADSRAAGQRTYEAIARACQTFLGFRPNLAGVVIRDPKVRDAIRCQKTLISTDPQAQPIQDAIAISQMLIGDAPAAELGN